In Thermospira aquatica, the following proteins share a genomic window:
- a CDS encoding LysM peptidoglycan-binding domain-containing protein, with protein MVLAGVNSGYNPSTATTWEAAQGIGMNWAINSTVSFINKGWKMDESGRLYWGLTNEGEVTEAWMDLGIGTLKSGLSFVFEGNYTGYGAKQKESLLAYALSKGMDIYKYNLYQQGVFGKELQDKYAGQNVFDLAGGIDLTILTRNWKEGERSMSGAVGLRILSTGMELHSGAGEFGGFGWSIDNTGNISWNIAKTWNNTMEDFKTIGQGVNAMVSGVTYLAMSVGNIFTPSAQREESKTPEEQRQAEKDIALPGNEKKKRLKGTRVVKKGDTLSKIAEEEGMTVEELLELNPQLKDRENLLHIDELINLSKDNIEVFAQMGGPTEEERELSKEIGEKCKRKRQQAIEQTKRKLTQLKLNELKEKNVSKLSIEKPTEGVTLTNMSEEQFNKAMDIVESGIGRWWYLLTSSDNREFKQTVRKLGDMNDKILAMQQVYVNSGKMKPEDVKTLRGWLNAKGAVILGDEGQGSNFKPLSNSFDTYDDKFSVLSRTRDGKIVFGEFTRGNMNPTNSYVDSSGKRMETNSTQYWGELGVGIYGFDYVFRGDKSYYDGTKTVHGYYALQLYDNYNSDGDGDIKTLRELDNNNEYRKRVKENPKDKIGAVLFHPGGTAWNWSHGCQTIYAVDYQYFIDLFYDRVPGQYNYGKDGVYFRYGKNIGGSKYEDNFNFFIYYPGL; from the coding sequence ATGGTGCTTGCGGGTGTTAATAGTGGGTATAATCCGAGCACGGCGACGACCTGGGAAGCTGCGCAAGGGATAGGGATGAACTGGGCTATAAATTCTACTGTATCATTCATCAACAAAGGATGGAAGATGGACGAGAGTGGAAGGTTATACTGGGGACTTACAAATGAAGGAGAGGTAACGGAAGCATGGATGGATTTAGGGATAGGAACGCTAAAGAGTGGATTAAGCTTTGTGTTTGAAGGTAACTATACAGGCTATGGAGCAAAGCAGAAGGAAAGCCTGCTTGCATATGCGCTAAGTAAAGGTATGGATATATATAAGTATAACTTATACCAGCAGGGAGTATTTGGGAAAGAATTACAGGATAAATATGCAGGACAGAATGTGTTTGACCTTGCTGGAGGGATAGACCTTACGATACTGACGAGAAATTGGAAGGAAGGAGAAAGGTCGATGAGTGGAGCGGTAGGTTTAAGGATATTATCTACTGGTATGGAATTACACAGTGGAGCAGGAGAGTTTGGAGGGTTTGGCTGGAGTATAGATAATACAGGGAATATAAGCTGGAATATAGCGAAGACGTGGAATAACACGATGGAGGACTTTAAAACCATAGGGCAGGGAGTGAATGCTATGGTGAGTGGTGTGACTTATCTTGCTATGAGTGTAGGGAATATATTCACGCCTTCAGCACAGCGGGAGGAAAGCAAGACGCCGGAGGAGCAAAGACAGGCTGAGAAGGACATAGCGCTTCCAGGGAATGAGAAGAAGAAGAGGCTAAAGGGGACGAGGGTTGTAAAGAAGGGCGATACACTATCGAAGATAGCCGAAGAGGAGGGAATGACGGTAGAAGAATTGCTTGAGCTAAATCCACAGTTGAAGGATAGAGAAAATCTCTTACACATAGACGAACTTATTAACCTTAGTAAGGACAATATAGAGGTGTTTGCTCAAATGGGAGGACCTACGGAGGAGGAGAGAGAGTTAAGCAAAGAGATTGGAGAGAAGTGTAAGAGGAAAAGACAACAGGCCATCGAGCAAACAAAACGGAAATTAACCCAGCTCAAATTAAATGAATTAAAAGAAAAGAATGTAAGTAAATTAAGTATCGAAAAACCTACAGAAGGGGTAACTTTGACGAATATGAGTGAAGAGCAATTTAATAAAGCTATGGATATTGTAGAAAGTGGTATTGGAAGATGGTGGTATCTTTTAACTTCTTCTGACAATAGAGAATTTAAACAAACTGTAAGGAAGCTTGGTGATATGAATGATAAAATATTAGCAATGCAACAGGTTTATGTGAATTCTGGAAAAATGAAACCAGAAGATGTAAAGACTTTACGAGGCTGGCTAAATGCGAAAGGAGCAGTCATACTTGGTGATGAGGGTCAAGGAAGCAATTTCAAGCCGTTATCAAATAGTTTTGATACATATGATGATAAGTTTAGTGTGCTTTCCAGAACGCGAGATGGAAAGATAGTATTTGGAGAGTTTACTCGTGGTAACATGAATCCAACCAATTCTTATGTAGACAGCTCTGGTAAAAGGATGGAAACAAACAGTACTCAATACTGGGGAGAGTTAGGTGTAGGAATTTATGGGTTTGATTATGTTTTTCGAGGTGACAAGTCTTACTATGATGGTACTAAAACTGTACATGGTTATTATGCCTTACAACTTTATGATAACTATAATAGTGATGGTGATGGGGATATAAAGACTTTAAGAGAACTTGATAACAATAATGAATATAGAAAAAGAGTTAAAGAAAACCCAAAAGACAAGATTGGTGCGGTATTGTTTCATCCAGGGGGGACAGCGTGGAACTGGAGTCACGGTTGTCAGACGATATATGCGGTAGATTACCAGTACTTTATTGATTTATTCTATGATAGAGTTCCGGGCCAATATAATTATGGGAAAGATGGTGTATATTTTAGATATGGAAAAAATATAGGAGGTAGTAAATATGAGGATAATTTTAACTTTTTTATTTATTATCCTGGCTTATAA
- a CDS encoding NADase-type glycan-binding domain-containing protein, producing the protein MRIILTFLFIILAYNRLAYTLSSTNLGYEVKVKYISFENEDIPFNPDDPNSEVPALDENHRLSYMFDNNIKTAFAVKDTELYIYIIFEKPILIDEIRIFNGWGKSKESFYHNYRIKELGVSLFNQDEYARAKNYLDFGILFNDEFKFTNIYITNITNEIVPRRNLRLMFIEVYSSGVIHRKTCISEIQLYYKGKRYKIVNLDEVEDKIRYGSPITQGHWIGEPIKYKEKPRKKWYEFWKIGRDYIVEDSKFLRSIWKIWWAIREIFPYLLIQLACFVFAIKERKEKLPDFAKALSIVSPLLSFLLIISHRVFYDSYIGNFLVEGFITLGVLLIQVIVGITLIIIVIRKRREIRIFSIIGYIIYGILLPLSTVLLSMVLIVSGL; encoded by the coding sequence ATGAGGATAATTTTAACTTTTTTATTTATTATCCTGGCTTATAATCGTTTGGCTTATACTTTAAGTTCAACCAACTTAGGGTATGAAGTAAAAGTAAAATATATAAGTTTTGAAAATGAAGATATACCTTTTAATCCAGATGATCCGAATTCGGAAGTTCCAGCACTCGATGAAAACCATAGACTGAGTTATATGTTTGATAATAACATCAAAACGGCTTTTGCTGTTAAGGATACAGAATTGTACATTTATATTATTTTTGAAAAGCCAATCTTAATTGATGAGATTAGAATATTTAATGGGTGGGGGAAAAGTAAAGAATCTTTTTATCATAATTATCGAATTAAAGAGCTAGGTGTATCCTTATTTAATCAAGATGAATATGCTAGGGCAAAGAACTATTTAGATTTTGGAATTTTATTTAATGATGAGTTTAAGTTTACTAATATATATATTACGAATATTACAAATGAAATAGTACCAAGAAGAAATTTAAGACTTATGTTTATCGAAGTCTACTCTTCTGGAGTTATTCATAGGAAAACTTGCATTAGTGAAATCCAGTTATACTATAAGGGAAAAAGATATAAAATAGTTAACTTAGATGAGGTTGAGGATAAAATAAGATATGGTTCTCCCATAACTCAGGGACACTGGATAGGGGAGCCAATTAAATATAAAGAAAAGCCAAGGAAGAAGTGGTATGAATTCTGGAAGATAGGTAGGGATTATATTGTGGAGGATTCAAAATTCTTGAGAAGTATTTGGAAAATCTGGTGGGCTATTAGAGAAATTTTTCCATATTTATTAATACAACTAGCATGTTTTGTATTTGCAATAAAAGAAAGAAAAGAGAAATTACCGGATTTTGCAAAGGCATTAAGTATTGTTAGTCCTCTACTTTCTTTTCTTTTAATAATTTCGCATAGGGTATTCTATGATTCTTATATCGGGAATTTTCTTGTCGAGGGTTTTATAACTCTGGGTGTTTTACTGATTCAAGTTATAGTAGGAATAACTTTAATAATAATAGTAATACGAAAAAGGAGGGAGATAAGAATTTTTTCAATAATTGGTTACATAATATATGGGATTTTATTACCATTGAGTACGGTTTTATTGAGTATGGTTTTAATTGTATCAGGCTTGTAA